In Natronomonas halophila, one DNA window encodes the following:
- a CDS encoding amidohydrolase family protein, which yields MELSGTILAGEDYEPVEGRVVVEDGEITAIEEAETASSDIICPAFVNAHTHIGDSIAKEAGRGLSLEELVAPPDGLKHRLLREASREEKVEAMRESLRFMEQSGTTAFLEFREGGVDGVHALLDAAAHLDIEPFVLGREEIDVLDIADGYGASGAHDDDFNAERNEARRQDKTFAIHAGEVDQHDINPALDLDPDFVVHMVHAQELHLERVADNDIPVAVCPRSNLVTDVGLPPVEDLLERTTVALGTDNVFLNSPSMFREMEFTSKLFDVTAPEVLHMATKAGADIADLNCGVIEPGREARLLVLDGDSDNLTGAHDPVRAVVRRAGVDDVKRVIEP from the coding sequence ATGGAACTCTCGGGTACGATTCTCGCTGGTGAGGACTACGAACCCGTCGAGGGTCGCGTCGTCGTCGAGGACGGCGAAATCACGGCCATCGAGGAAGCCGAAACCGCCTCGTCAGATATCATCTGTCCGGCCTTCGTCAACGCCCACACCCACATCGGCGATTCCATCGCCAAGGAGGCCGGCCGCGGCCTCTCGTTGGAGGAGTTGGTCGCGCCGCCGGACGGCCTGAAACACCGCCTGCTTCGGGAGGCCTCCCGCGAGGAGAAGGTCGAGGCGATGCGCGAATCACTGCGGTTCATGGAGCAAAGCGGGACGACCGCCTTCCTCGAATTCCGCGAAGGCGGCGTCGACGGCGTCCACGCCCTGCTGGATGCGGCGGCCCACCTCGATATCGAACCGTTCGTCCTCGGCCGCGAGGAGATCGACGTACTGGATATCGCCGACGGCTACGGCGCAAGCGGCGCCCACGACGACGATTTCAACGCCGAGCGAAACGAGGCCCGACGGCAGGACAAGACCTTCGCCATCCACGCCGGCGAGGTCGACCAACACGATATCAACCCCGCTCTCGATTTGGACCCGGATTTCGTCGTCCACATGGTCCACGCACAGGAACTGCATCTCGAACGCGTGGCTGACAACGACATTCCCGTCGCCGTCTGTCCGCGTTCGAACCTCGTCACCGACGTCGGCCTGCCGCCCGTCGAGGACTTGCTGGAACGGACCACCGTCGCGCTCGGGACGGACAACGTCTTCCTCAACAGCCCCTCGATGTTCCGCGAGATGGAATTTACGTCGAAACTGTTCGACGTGACCGCCCCCGAAGTCCTGCACATGGCGACGAAAGCGGGCGCGGACATCGCCGACCTGAACTGCGGCGTCATCGAACCCGGCCGCGAAGCACGCCTGCTCGTTCTCGATGGCGACTCCGACAACCTTACGGGCGCACATGACCCCGTCCGCGCCGTCGTCCGCCGGGCCGGCGTCGACGACGTGAAACGCGTCATCGAACCCTGA
- a CDS encoding tRNA-dihydrouridine synthase yields the protein MFEPRLAAASLSGESDADWAKQAAPHVGCAFLGGIALDSATREAAREMVDRERTEFLPEDPIAFIDEQLTALESADVRAAFNVRSATLEPIAEAAAVCADHDAILEINAHCRQEEMCAAGAGQSLLRDGDRLCEQVATAADAGADVSVKVRTEVEGVDLPALSARLADAGADALHVDAMDSEPVVAEVAEAAPETFLIANNGVRDRATAYEYLEYGADAVSVGRPSDNPTVLRRIREAVDEWFTTGDRLDPEVSPDA from the coding sequence ATGTTCGAGCCACGACTTGCGGCCGCTTCGCTGTCGGGCGAATCCGACGCAGACTGGGCGAAGCAGGCGGCGCCCCACGTCGGGTGTGCCTTCCTCGGCGGCATCGCGCTCGATTCGGCGACCCGAGAGGCCGCCCGCGAGATGGTCGACAGAGAGCGAACCGAGTTCCTGCCCGAAGACCCGATAGCTTTCATCGACGAGCAACTCACGGCGCTCGAATCGGCCGACGTGCGGGCGGCGTTCAACGTCCGCAGCGCGACGCTGGAGCCGATTGCCGAAGCCGCTGCGGTCTGCGCTGACCACGACGCTATCCTCGAAATCAACGCCCATTGTCGACAGGAGGAGATGTGCGCTGCGGGCGCCGGGCAGTCGCTGCTGCGGGACGGCGACCGACTCTGCGAGCAGGTGGCGACGGCCGCCGACGCCGGTGCGGACGTGAGCGTCAAGGTCCGCACCGAGGTCGAGGGCGTCGACCTACCGGCGCTTTCGGCGCGGTTGGCCGACGCTGGCGCCGACGCGCTCCACGTCGATGCGATGGACAGCGAACCTGTCGTCGCGGAGGTGGCCGAGGCGGCACCCGAGACGTTCCTCATCGCCAACAACGGCGTCCGTGACCGGGCAACGGCCTACGAATACCTCGAATACGGCGCCGACGCGGTGTCGGTCGGCCGACCCTCGGACAATCCGACAGTTCTCCGGCGCATACGCGAGGCCGTCGACGAGTGGTTCACGACAGGCGACCGCCTCGACCCGGAGGTGTCGCCCGATGCGTGA
- a CDS encoding biotin--[acetyl-CoA-carboxylase] ligase, with the protein MQETRERVLGALAEGPVSGPDIAAELDISRAAVWKHVEALREEEGFDIESREDGYVLTAVPEFGGAAVEFGIDAPFEVEYHDTIGSTNDRARELAATGAEDVAVLADEQSGARGRLDREYSSPSGGIWLSLVCRPDLPPAQVPIYTLAAAVATAEALREVGVDAGIKWPNDVLIEGSEAKIVGILTEMEGEADRVSWVVVGIGINANVDPSEVPAEATTVREQVGDIDRADLTQHLLERFDELRNDPDAVLPAWRELSLTLGKRVRVETPGGDVVGKAVDVEFPGTLVVETEDGKTRVSAGDCEHLRPA; encoded by the coding sequence ATGCAGGAGACACGCGAACGCGTTCTCGGGGCGCTGGCCGAGGGGCCGGTCTCGGGGCCGGACATCGCCGCGGAACTCGACATCTCCCGGGCGGCGGTCTGGAAGCACGTCGAGGCGCTCCGCGAGGAGGAGGGCTTCGACATCGAGAGCCGCGAGGACGGCTACGTCCTGACGGCCGTCCCGGAGTTCGGCGGCGCGGCCGTCGAGTTCGGCATCGACGCACCATTCGAGGTCGAATACCACGATACCATCGGCAGCACGAACGACCGCGCCCGCGAGTTGGCCGCGACCGGCGCCGAAGACGTCGCCGTCCTCGCCGACGAACAGTCGGGCGCCCGGGGCCGTCTCGACCGCGAGTATTCCTCGCCGTCGGGCGGCATCTGGCTGAGCCTCGTTTGCCGGCCCGATTTGCCGCCCGCGCAGGTGCCGATTTACACGCTGGCCGCCGCCGTCGCAACGGCCGAGGCCCTCCGCGAGGTCGGCGTCGATGCCGGTATCAAATGGCCGAACGACGTGCTCATCGAGGGTAGCGAGGCGAAAATCGTCGGCATCCTCACCGAGATGGAAGGGGAGGCCGACCGCGTCTCGTGGGTCGTCGTCGGAATCGGCATCAACGCGAACGTCGACCCCTCCGAGGTGCCGGCGGAGGCGACGACGGTTCGAGAGCAGGTCGGCGATATCGACCGCGCGGACCTGACACAGCACCTGCTGGAACGCTTCGACGAACTGCGCAACGACCCCGACGCCGTCCTGCCGGCGTGGCGGGAGTTATCGCTGACGCTGGGCAAGCGGGTTCGCGTCGAGACGCCGGGCGGCGACGTGGTCGGAAAAGCGGTCGACGTGGAGTTCCCGGGAACGCTCGTGGTCGAAACCGAGGACGGAAAAACACGCGTGTCGGCGGGCGACTGCGAGCACCTGCGACCGGCCTGA
- a CDS encoding DUF447 domain-containing protein, which translates to MGEDIDWPVDLSGVTESVVTTLGPNDRWNVAALGVFAPEEGGPATATTWGRTRTWRNFIERGEGYVQFTRDPVDFVDAACSIREEDDPVLESADAWARVEVREVDSGERGGTQWVEWELRPVESSIERRVVPTMNRGYYAVIEATVAVSRLDVPEYDTDELLERIDYFESVVDRCGGARERAAFERLREHTDL; encoded by the coding sequence ATGGGCGAGGATATCGACTGGCCCGTCGACCTGTCGGGTGTGACCGAATCCGTCGTGACGACGCTGGGGCCGAACGACCGCTGGAACGTCGCGGCGCTGGGCGTTTTCGCGCCCGAGGAGGGCGGGCCGGCGACGGCGACGACGTGGGGACGCACCCGGACGTGGCGAAATTTCATCGAGCGCGGGGAGGGCTACGTCCAGTTCACGCGCGACCCCGTCGACTTCGTCGATGCGGCCTGCTCGATTCGGGAGGAAGACGACCCGGTGCTCGAATCGGCGGACGCGTGGGCCCGCGTCGAGGTTCGGGAGGTCGATTCGGGCGAGCGCGGCGGTACACAGTGGGTCGAATGGGAACTCCGGCCGGTCGAATCGTCCATCGAGCGTCGGGTCGTGCCGACGATGAATCGCGGCTATTACGCCGTCATCGAGGCGACGGTCGCCGTCTCACGGCTTGACGTGCCCGAATACGACACCGACGAACTGCTGGAGCGCATCGACTACTTCGAGAGCGTGGTGGACCGCTGTGGCGGCGCTCGCGAGCGGGCGGCCTTCGAACGACTACGCGAGCATACGGATTTGTAG
- a CDS encoding HD domain-containing protein: MATIKDSVHDYITVEGVAEDLLDTPAVQRLRRIKQLGTAELVYPSANHTRFEHSLGVYHLATRALDNLGIEGKQAERLRAAAMLHDIGHSPFSHNIEGLVARRTGKLHDEVEDLLKEGEVARVLALHDIDPGKVADLVAGEGQFGQLVSGELDVDRMDYLVRDAHHTGVPYGTIDTGRFVRELRFVDGDLVLAENNVQTAESLLLARALMNPVVYNHHVARISKAMLRRATEGLLEAGNATAEEVRRMDDRDLTVALRNCPETAEFAEMLDTRTLYKRAVWAELRDVPDEIIEADHETVREYEREIAARAEVDPDAVILDIPSRPTMRESSSRVVVNGEVRKLTSQSTLVKALQRAQHEQWRMGVYAPDSVTERVGQATEDVLGLDLEALVVDVRRGMHTTLDEFGADVGVDAGPGADE; the protein is encoded by the coding sequence ATGGCGACCATCAAGGACTCCGTCCACGACTATATCACGGTCGAGGGGGTTGCCGAGGACCTGCTGGATACGCCGGCCGTCCAGCGACTCCGGCGCATCAAGCAACTCGGCACCGCCGAACTCGTCTATCCCAGCGCGAACCACACCCGCTTCGAGCACTCGCTGGGCGTCTACCACCTCGCGACGCGTGCGCTCGACAACCTCGGCATCGAGGGCAAGCAGGCCGAACGCCTCCGGGCAGCCGCCATGCTCCACGACATCGGCCACTCGCCGTTTAGCCACAACATCGAGGGGCTCGTCGCCCGCCGCACCGGGAAACTCCACGACGAAGTCGAGGACCTGCTGAAAGAAGGCGAAGTCGCCCGCGTGCTCGCACTCCACGATATCGACCCCGGAAAGGTCGCGGACCTGGTAGCCGGGGAAGGGCAGTTCGGCCAGTTGGTTTCGGGCGAACTCGACGTCGACCGGATGGACTACCTCGTCCGTGACGCCCACCACACCGGCGTCCCCTACGGCACCATCGACACGGGGCGGTTCGTCCGGGAGTTGCGGTTCGTGGACGGCGACCTCGTACTGGCGGAAAACAACGTCCAGACCGCCGAATCCCTCCTGCTCGCGCGGGCGCTGATGAATCCTGTCGTCTACAACCACCACGTCGCCCGAATTTCGAAGGCGATGCTCCGGCGGGCGACCGAGGGCCTGCTGGAAGCCGGTAACGCGACCGCCGAGGAAGTCCGGCGGATGGACGACCGCGACCTCACGGTGGCGCTCCGGAACTGCCCCGAGACGGCTGAGTTCGCCGAGATGCTCGATACGCGAACCCTCTACAAGCGCGCCGTCTGGGCGGAGTTACGGGACGTCCCCGACGAGATTATCGAGGCGGACCACGAGACGGTCCGGGAGTACGAGCGGGAAATCGCCGCCCGCGCGGAGGTCGACCCCGATGCGGTCATCCTCGATATCCCCTCGCGGCCGACGATGCGCGAGTCGTCGAGTCGCGTCGTCGTCAACGGCGAGGTCCGGAAACTCACCAGCCAGTCGACGCTCGTGAAGGCGCTGCAGCGCGCCCAACACGAGCAATGGCGGATGGGCGTCTACGCGCCGGATTCGGTCACCGAGCGAGTCGGGCAGGCCACCGAGGACGTGCTCGGCCTCGATTTGGAGGCGCTGGTCGTCGACGTCCGGCGCGGGATGCACACGACGCTCGACGAGTTCGGCGCCGACGTGGGCGTCGACGCCGGGCCCGGTGCCGACGAGTAG
- a CDS encoding ABC transporter permease: MSRQRASDGDGGPPSASVAEFERIDWERIEESPPRPALEHVVFLVGLLALGAVYTYHERHGGAYLVMRWIVTRADWLLLFAALVLVAYGAVPLLRTPRRTVRLAARLRRRPATALSLVFLAGVTVMALWALLTDFRPDLTLQSFQPPVWDTVPYVVSQGDCVGRLAEGYDPQRPCYGTWEYPLGTDRWGYGMIDLLLVGARPVAYAAIVTLGVIVPLATAVGLVAGYYGGLVDDLLMGYVDVQLSVPAIVIYLIVFMFVLNSIFVFLVAFGLLSWGGIARIVRSETLQRREEGYVLSARAVGAPDRYILRRHLLPNVTNTAVPAAFHLVAVIILTEAGLSFLGFNVAFQSWGMTVGEGLFNGPRTVVWWNSTFPAIALALTVAACKVVGDGLRDALDPRGDS; the protein is encoded by the coding sequence ATGAGCAGACAGCGTGCAAGCGACGGCGACGGGGGCCCGCCCTCGGCGTCGGTCGCGGAGTTCGAACGCATCGACTGGGAGCGCATCGAGGAGTCGCCGCCCCGCCCCGCGCTCGAACACGTCGTCTTCCTCGTTGGCCTGCTGGCGCTGGGGGCCGTCTACACCTACCACGAGCGGCACGGCGGCGCGTATCTCGTCATGCGCTGGATCGTCACCCGTGCGGACTGGTTGCTGCTGTTTGCCGCCCTCGTACTGGTGGCCTACGGCGCCGTGCCGCTCCTTCGGACGCCCCGACGAACGGTGCGACTGGCCGCCAGACTGCGGCGCCGGCCGGCGACCGCCCTGAGCCTCGTCTTTCTCGCCGGCGTCACCGTCATGGCGCTGTGGGCGCTTCTGACCGACTTCAGACCCGACCTGACGCTCCAGAGCTTCCAGCCACCCGTCTGGGATACCGTCCCCTACGTCGTCTCACAGGGCGATTGCGTCGGCCGTCTTGCCGAGGGATACGACCCACAGCGGCCCTGTTACGGGACGTGGGAGTACCCCCTCGGCACCGACCGCTGGGGCTACGGCATGATCGACCTCCTGCTGGTCGGCGCCCGGCCGGTCGCCTACGCCGCCATCGTGACCCTCGGCGTCATCGTGCCGCTGGCGACCGCCGTCGGCCTCGTCGCTGGCTACTACGGCGGCCTCGTCGACGACCTGCTGATGGGCTACGTCGACGTCCAGTTGAGCGTGCCCGCCATCGTCATCTACCTCATCGTCTTCATGTTCGTTCTCAATTCGATATTCGTCTTCCTCGTGGCCTTCGGCCTGCTCTCGTGGGGCGGCATCGCCCGCATCGTCCGCAGCGAGACGCTCCAGCGCCGCGAGGAGGGCTACGTCCTCTCGGCCCGCGCAGTGGGCGCGCCGGACCGATACATCCTCCGGCGACACCTCCTGCCGAACGTCACCAACACCGCCGTCCCCGCCGCCTTCCACCTCGTCGCGGTCATCATCCTCACCGAGGCCGGCCTGTCCTTCCTCGGCTTCAACGTCGCCTTCCAGTCGTGGGGAATGACCGTCGGCGAAGGCCTGTTCAACGGCCCGCGGACCGTCGTCTGGTGGAACTCGACATTCCCCGCCATCGCGCTGGCTCTGACGGTCGCCGCCTGCAAGGTGGTCGGCGACGGCCTCCGGGACGCGCTGGACCCGCGGGGTGACTCATGA
- the cofD gene encoding 2-phospho-L-lactate transferase: MVTFLAGGTGTPKLLDGADGVFDPAETPVVCNTGDDVEVGGLLVCPDVDTTLFAEGDLLDRETWWGIADDTTETHEELHALAEQAGLETGPRYLPDEAQTSGRDIARWRRFSGVAEFMELGDRDRAVHITRTGLLDEGHTLTDVTEILCEAMGVDRPVLPMSDDPVASIIHTDEGPMHFQEFWVHRRADPAVEDVEFRGAEAADPTDAVLDALDAPVVIGPSNPITSLGPMLAMDAFREALESTPVVAVSPFIEDTVFSGPAAKLMAATGYEASTAGVAEAYPFADAFVLDEADGTGLDRPVVRTDTELGTPEDGARVCRAVTEALSLAGAEVP, from the coding sequence ATGGTTACGTTCCTCGCCGGCGGGACGGGGACGCCGAAACTCCTCGACGGCGCCGACGGCGTCTTCGACCCCGCCGAGACGCCGGTCGTCTGCAACACCGGTGACGACGTGGAGGTGGGCGGCCTGCTGGTCTGTCCCGACGTCGACACCACGCTGTTCGCGGAGGGCGACCTGCTGGACCGCGAGACGTGGTGGGGCATCGCCGACGACACCACCGAAACCCACGAGGAACTGCACGCGCTCGCCGAGCAGGCGGGCCTCGAAACCGGGCCGCGGTATCTCCCCGACGAGGCCCAGACGAGCGGCCGCGATATCGCCCGCTGGCGCCGATTTTCGGGCGTCGCGGAGTTCATGGAACTGGGCGACCGCGACCGTGCGGTCCACATCACCCGCACCGGCCTGCTGGACGAGGGCCACACCCTCACCGACGTCACCGAAATCCTCTGTGAGGCCATGGGCGTCGACCGGCCCGTCCTCCCGATGAGCGACGACCCCGTCGCCTCCATCATCCACACCGACGAGGGGCCGATGCATTTCCAGGAGTTCTGGGTTCACCGCCGGGCCGACCCCGCAGTCGAGGACGTGGAGTTCCGCGGTGCCGAGGCGGCCGACCCGACCGACGCCGTCCTCGATGCGCTCGACGCGCCGGTCGTTATCGGTCCGTCGAATCCCATCACGAGTCTCGGGCCGATGCTCGCGATGGACGCCTTCCGCGAGGCGCTGGAATCGACGCCCGTCGTCGCCGTCTCGCCCTTCATCGAGGATACAGTTTTCTCCGGACCGGCCGCGAAACTCATGGCGGCCACCGGCTACGAGGCCTCGACGGCGGGCGTCGCCGAGGCCTACCCCTTCGCCGACGCGTTCGTTCTCGACGAGGCCGACGGCACGGGCCTCGACAGGCCAGTCGTTCGCACCGACACCGAACTCGGGACGCCCGAGGACGGCGCGCGCGTCTGTCGGGCCGTCACGGAGGCGCTCTCGCTCGCGGGCGCGGAGGTGCCGTGA
- a CDS encoding PLDc N-terminal domain-containing protein: protein MPSTIALQSGGGGAVLLIWLVFMVLFLAMVVWTYSDAKQNSSHPAFLWAIVVFLAPLLGIVLYVLLGRDQQGGGPGGRGTV from the coding sequence ATGCCCTCCACAATCGCGCTTCAGTCCGGTGGCGGCGGTGCCGTGTTGCTCATCTGGTTGGTGTTCATGGTGCTGTTCCTGGCGATGGTCGTCTGGACGTATTCGGACGCCAAGCAGAACAGCAGTCATCCCGCGTTCCTGTGGGCTATCGTGGTGTTTCTCGCCCCGCTTTTGGGTATCGTCCTCTACGTCCTGCTCGGCCGCGACCAGCAGGGCGGCGGGCCGGGCGGGCGCGGAACGGTCTGA
- a CDS encoding triphosphoribosyl-dephospho-CoA synthase — translation MRDAAENAQLALLLEVSGTPKPGNVDRHRDYDDLRFEHFMAGAVGSLSGLRMAADGARIGRAFERGVAGMSDQSAGNTQFGALLMLTPLVGAAATDRLSQDGGSEVVEATTVADACDFYRAFDHVDVAVDDPPEDMGALDVRRGSDAVPTLQERELTLYDVMERSADRDGVAAEWTGGFERSFAAAEGILADDGPIYKRASRAFLRLLADEEDTFIVTRTGEAAAAEATERAQSVLDGEEDAEALAEEFVERDINPGTTADLTAAALFIALERGLEV, via the coding sequence ATGCGTGACGCCGCGGAAAACGCCCAACTGGCGCTGCTATTGGAGGTCTCGGGCACGCCGAAACCGGGGAACGTCGACCGGCACCGGGATTACGATGACCTTCGCTTCGAGCACTTCATGGCCGGTGCGGTCGGGTCGCTGTCGGGCCTGCGAATGGCCGCCGACGGCGCCCGAATCGGCCGCGCCTTCGAGCGCGGCGTCGCCGGCATGAGCGACCAGTCGGCCGGAAACACCCAGTTCGGCGCCCTGTTGATGCTCACGCCGCTGGTGGGGGCGGCGGCGACTGACCGCCTCTCGCAGGATGGTGGGAGCGAGGTCGTCGAAGCGACGACGGTCGCCGACGCCTGCGATTTCTACCGCGCCTTCGACCACGTCGACGTGGCCGTCGATGACCCACCCGAAGATATGGGCGCCCTCGACGTGCGGCGGGGAAGCGACGCGGTGCCGACGCTTCAGGAGCGCGAACTGACCCTCTACGACGTGATGGAGCGGTCCGCGGACCGCGATGGCGTGGCCGCTGAGTGGACCGGTGGCTTCGAGCGGAGTTTCGCGGCCGCCGAAGGGATACTGGCCGACGACGGCCCGATTTATAAGCGCGCCTCGCGGGCCTTTCTCCGTCTGCTCGCCGACGAGGAGGACACCTTCATCGTCACGCGAACCGGCGAGGCCGCGGCGGCGGAGGCGACCGAACGCGCCCAGTCGGTTCTCGACGGCGAGGAGGACGCCGAGGCACTCGCCGAAGAGTTCGTCGAGCGGGACATCAATCCGGGGACGACCGCCGACCTGACCGCCGCCGCGCTGTTCATCGCGCTGGAGCGCGGTCTGGAGGTGTGA
- a CDS encoding HD domain-containing protein, which produces MNAIKDSVHDWIPLDDAAVDLVDAPALQRLRHIKQLSTVRLVYPSASHSRFEHSLGVYHLAREALQHLGIDGDRAAHVRAAALLHDVGHGPYGHQTEDVIRRHTGQDHDEIGELLYETTLAEVLESHGLDPDRVAQLVAGKGELGQLVSGELDVDRMDYLVRDAHHTGVPYGTIDHGRLLRALRFRDGHLVLAENNVHTAESMLLARSLMDGTVYRHHVSRIAGAMLERACERLLDGGVTVDEFRRMADHDLLVALREGVPDLGKRIERRSLYKRAVWAGLDRVPEAVTEMDREAERQAAREIADEADVDRESVIVDIPSRPALKESRSRVVVNGVVQRLEEASELVGSLRRARRANWRLGVYCPESDVEAVNRAASDVLGLP; this is translated from the coding sequence ATGAACGCCATCAAGGACTCCGTCCACGACTGGATACCGCTGGACGACGCCGCGGTCGACCTCGTCGACGCCCCCGCCCTCCAGCGGCTCCGCCACATCAAACAACTCTCGACGGTCCGACTTGTCTACCCCTCCGCCTCCCACTCCCGCTTCGAGCACTCGCTCGGCGTCTACCACCTCGCCCGCGAGGCCCTCCAGCACCTCGGTATCGACGGCGACCGCGCCGCCCACGTCCGCGCCGCGGCGCTCCTGCACGACGTCGGCCACGGCCCCTACGGCCACCAGACCGAGGACGTGATTCGCCGCCATACGGGTCAAGACCACGACGAAATCGGTGAGTTGCTCTACGAAACGACGCTCGCGGAGGTGCTCGAATCCCACGGCCTCGACCCGGACCGCGTGGCCCAACTCGTTGCCGGCAAAGGCGAACTCGGCCAGTTGGTTTCGGGCGAACTCGACGTCGACCGGATGGATTATCTCGTCCGCGACGCCCACCACACCGGCGTCCCCTACGGAACCATCGACCACGGCCGCCTGCTACGGGCGCTCCGGTTCCGGGACGGCCATCTCGTCCTCGCCGAAAACAACGTCCATACCGCCGAATCCATGCTGCTCGCACGGTCGCTGATGGACGGCACCGTCTATCGGCACCACGTCTCCCGCATCGCCGGCGCCATGCTGGAACGGGCCTGCGAGCGCCTGCTCGATGGCGGCGTCACCGTCGACGAGTTCCGCCGGATGGCCGACCACGACCTGCTCGTCGCCCTTCGCGAAGGCGTGCCGGACCTCGGAAAGCGCATCGAGCGTCGTTCGCTTTATAAGCGTGCCGTCTGGGCGGGCCTCGACCGAGTGCCCGAGGCCGTCACCGAGATGGACCGCGAGGCCGAGCGGCAGGCCGCCCGCGAAATCGCCGACGAGGCCGACGTCGACCGCGAATCAGTCATCGTCGACATACCCTCCCGGCCCGCACTCAAGGAATCCCGCTCGCGGGTCGTCGTCAACGGCGTCGTCCAGCGGCTCGAAGAGGCCTCCGAACTCGTCGGCTCCCTCCGTCGCGCCCGCCGCGCCAACTGGCGACTCGGCGTCTACTGCCCCGAAAGCGACGTTGAAGCCGTCAACCGGGCCGCCAGCGACGTGCTGGGGCTGCCCTGA
- a CDS encoding universal stress protein gives MTMYNRILVPTDGSAGMNRVIDHASNLAAAHGAEMHFFYVVNTASFANLPMETSWENVTSMLRDEGEAALQAAERRADVDGVVTALGEGPPSKEIVNYADEEGCDLIVMGTHGRGGLNRLLLGSVAERVVRSSPIPVMTVRVGDDTEEARGEASERNAPESPVGEAME, from the coding sequence GTGACAATGTACAATCGAATTCTCGTCCCGACGGACGGGTCGGCGGGGATGAACCGGGTTATCGACCACGCCTCGAACCTGGCGGCGGCCCATGGCGCGGAGATGCATTTCTTCTACGTCGTCAACACGGCCAGTTTCGCCAATCTCCCCATGGAAACCTCCTGGGAGAACGTCACCTCGATGCTCCGCGACGAGGGCGAAGCGGCCCTGCAGGCCGCCGAGCGCCGCGCCGACGTCGACGGCGTCGTAACGGCGCTCGGCGAGGGCCCGCCGAGTAAGGAAATCGTCAACTACGCCGACGAGGAAGGCTGTGACCTCATCGTGATGGGGACCCACGGCCGGGGCGGCCTCAATCGCCTCCTGCTCGGCAGCGTCGCCGAACGGGTCGTCCGCTCGTCGCCCATCCCCGTGATGACCGTCCGGGTCGGCGACGACACCGAGGAAGCGCGGGGGGAGGCAAGCGAGCGTAACGCCCCCGAGTCGCCGGTCGGCGAAGCGATGGAATAG
- a CDS encoding ABC transporter permease, which produces MSLLRLVAQRIALGVIAAWAVLTTVFLAVMGTKNWHLETILALEGRGGTTPEKVREIRTEYLSERGLDRPLHEQYVDWMSGMFTLQWGESFQTGEAVFPMVMSATARTAMYVVPALAVALVVGLAVGLYAAMSERSASDTSTRGLTYLLFGLPNFWVGAMVLSLAGIGVRFGQRSQAIRPSTLPFLYEYVLPILLVATTLSAAIVSYARSYSLQYVSADLTKLVRAKGGGRLTVARHVLRNAAIPLVSLAFVETLALIALSMFVIEALFTIEGLGLVFYNAIWTSDLPVLMGATLVIAAVGVVGNITQDLAYTALDPRVDTGSR; this is translated from the coding sequence GTGAGCCTCCTCCGACTCGTCGCCCAGCGAATCGCCCTCGGCGTCATCGCCGCGTGGGCCGTCCTGACGACGGTCTTTCTCGCGGTTATGGGGACGAAAAACTGGCATCTCGAAACCATCCTCGCGCTGGAGGGCCGCGGCGGAACCACGCCGGAGAAGGTCCGGGAGATACGGACGGAGTACCTCAGCGAGCGAGGTCTCGACCGGCCGCTGCACGAACAGTACGTCGACTGGATGAGCGGGATGTTCACCCTGCAGTGGGGCGAGTCCTTCCAGACCGGCGAGGCGGTGTTCCCGATGGTGATGAGCGCGACGGCCCGGACCGCGATGTACGTCGTCCCCGCGCTCGCGGTGGCGCTCGTGGTCGGCCTCGCAGTCGGCCTCTACGCCGCGATGAGCGAGCGGTCGGCCAGCGACACGTCGACGCGGGGGCTGACGTACCTGCTCTTCGGCCTCCCCAACTTCTGGGTCGGCGCGATGGTGCTATCGCTTGCGGGCATCGGCGTCCGATTCGGCCAGCGGTCGCAGGCGATTCGCCCCTCGACTCTGCCCTTCCTCTACGAGTACGTCCTGCCGATACTGCTCGTCGCGACGACGCTTTCGGCGGCCATCGTCAGTTACGCGCGGTCCTATTCGCTGCAGTACGTCTCGGCGGACCTGACGAAACTCGTGCGAGCGAAGGGCGGCGGCCGGTTGACGGTCGCCCGCCACGTCCTCCGGAACGCGGCCATCCCGCTCGTCTCGCTGGCGTTCGTCGAGACGCTGGCGCTCATCGCGCTGTCGATGTTCGTCATCGAGGCGCTGTTCACCATCGAGGGGCTCGGTCTCGTCTTCTACAATGCCATCTGGACGAGCGACTTGCCGGTCCTGATGGGGGCGACGCTCGTCATCGCCGCGGTCGGCGTCGTCGGCAACATCACACAGGACCTCGCGTACACGGCGCTGGACCCGCGGGTCGATACGGGCTCGCGATAG